The DNA sequence TTCTAATATATCAAGAGAAGAAATGCAAGAAGCTGCAATGAACGATGAAAAAATAAAAACTTTAGTTGAAGGAAAAACTATAGTTAAAGTAATTGCTGTCCCTAAAAAACTTGTTAATATAGTTGTAAAATAATAAAAAGGTCTTTATAAAGGCCTTTTTTATTTAATATGATGTTAAAAATAAAACAATAAAAATTAATACAAAAAAGTAAGTTATCTAATTAAAAAAAGATGAGTTTTTTTATATTTTAAAATAAGAAAGCTATCAAAAATTAAATTTAATTTAAAAAATAAAAAATTTTTTTATGGGAAAAATAACAGGAAAACAGAAAATTCAATATGTTTGTAAATTTTTTGACAAATTAAAAAATTACAAAAAAATGTTTTCCTGTTGATTTTTAATAGAAAACTATATACAATAAAGATGTCAAATAAATAAATTAAATCTACACATTATGGGAGTGAACAAAAATGACTAGAGTTACATTAAAAGACGTTCAAGAAGCTAGAGAAACTATAAAAGATATAGTTAAAACAACTGATCTGTTAGAAAGCGTTAAGCTTAGCGAGAAGACTGGGGCAAACGTATACTATAAATGTGAGAACTTACAAAAGACTGGATCTTTCAAAGTTAGAGGGGCTTGTAACAAAATAGCAAGTTTAACTGATGAAGAGAAGGCAAACGGTGTTATAGCATCAAGTGCAGGAAACCATGCACAAGGAGTTGCATTAGGGGCTAAATTAAGTGGGATAAAGGCTACAATAGTAATGCCAGCAACTGCACCACTTGCAAAAGTTACTGCAACTAAAGGATATGGAGCAGAAGTAGTATTAGAAGGTTTAGTATATGATGATGCATATGCAAAAGCTGTTGAAATACAAAAAGAAACTGGAGCAACTTTTTTACATCCATTTAATGACAAATATGTTATGGCTGGACAAGGGACAATAGCTTTAGAAGTATTTGAACAATTAGATAATAAAGTTGACACTATAATATGCCCAATAGGTGGTGGGGGAATAATAGCTGGTATAGCAACTGCTGCTAAAGCTTTAAACCCAAATGTTAAAATAATAGGTGTTCAAACTGCAAATATACCTTCAATGAAAGAGTCTATAGAACATGGACATGTTACAACTGCATTCAAAGCTACTACAATAGCAGATGGTATAGCAGTTAAAACTCCAGGTGAATATACCTTTGAGATAATAAAAGATTTAGTTGATGAAGTTATAGTTGTTGAAGAAAGCGAAATAGCTCAAGCTATGTTATACTTATTAGAAAATCAAAAATTAATAGCTGAAGGTTCAGGAGCAGTATCAACAGCAGCATTATTAAGTGGAAAATATAAACCAGCTAAAGATGAAAACGTTGTATGTATAATATCTGGTGGTAACGTAGATGTTAACACTTTATATAGAGTTATAGGAACTGCATTAACTTCAGAAGGTAGAAGATATGTATTTAAAACTAAAATACAAGATAAGCCAGGTGGATTAGCTGAGTTAACTCAAATAATAAGTGGATTAAATGCAAATATATTAAGTGCTAATATGACTAGACCTCCAAAAGAAACTCTTGGAAGTTTATATCTTGAAATAGAATTAGAAACATTCAACCAAGAACACAAAGATAAAATAAAACAAGCTGTAGAAGCTGCAGGATTTGTAATAGAAGATTAATTTGTGATATAATGGATATGAAAATAAAAAGTGGAAATTTATGGATTATATAAATTTCACTTTTTATCACAAAATTGTATACAGTGTGTACGATTTAGTTGTATAATATTATAGAAAAAAGTATAATATAAACACAAAGTTAAATAAGAAAAGGAGAGATTGGATCATGAAACAAGTAATACATACTGAAAAGGCTCCTAAAGCAATAGGACCATACTCTCAAGCTATAAAAAATGGAAATATGGTATTTGTATCAGGACAAGTTCCATTTAACCCAGAAACTATGGAAATAGTAGAAGGCGGAGCTAAAGAGCAAGCTGCTAGATCATTAGAAAGTTTAAAAGAAATATTAGCTGCATCTGGAGCAACTTTTGCTGATGTAGTTAAGACTACAGTATTTATAAGCGATATGAATGATTTCGCTGAAATAAATGAAGTATATGCTTCTTACTTCGGTGAAAACAAACCTGCAAGATCTTGTGTAGAAGTTGCTAGACTTCCAAGAGATGTTAAGGTTGAAATAGAAGCTATAGCTATAGTAAAATAATAATTGACTTCAAAATGACCATGCCTCTATTGAGTATGGTCATTTTGTAAGTTAGACAAAACTTGGAAATCATTTCCATATACAAAAGAA is a window from the Paraclostridium sordellii genome containing:
- a CDS encoding RidA family protein; the protein is MMKQVIHTEKAPKAIGPYSQAIKNGNMVFVSGQVPFNPETMEIVEGGAKEQAARSLESLKEILAASGATFADVVKTTVFISDMNDFAEINEVYASYFGENKPARSCVEVARLPRDVKVEIEAIAIVK
- the ilvA gene encoding threonine ammonia-lyase translates to MTRVTLKDVQEARETIKDIVKTTDLLESVKLSEKTGANVYYKCENLQKTGSFKVRGACNKIASLTDEEKANGVIASSAGNHAQGVALGAKLSGIKATIVMPATAPLAKVTATKGYGAEVVLEGLVYDDAYAKAVEIQKETGATFLHPFNDKYVMAGQGTIALEVFEQLDNKVDTIICPIGGGGIIAGIATAAKALNPNVKIIGVQTANIPSMKESIEHGHVTTAFKATTIADGIAVKTPGEYTFEIIKDLVDEVIVVEESEIAQAMLYLLENQKLIAEGSGAVSTAALLSGKYKPAKDENVVCIISGGNVDVNTLYRVIGTALTSEGRRYVFKTKIQDKPGGLAELTQIISGLNANILSANMTRPPKETLGSLYLEIELETFNQEHKDKIKQAVEAAGFVIED